A single Pseudomonas putida DNA region contains:
- a CDS encoding substrate-binding periplasmic protein — MRSTIGVLLAVLITPLAQAELIDEIADRGELRIAVQPDNAPYSFKKDERLTGFEIEFGQDLARELDLRAEFVETTAAEVLPGVESGKYDIALTPSSESPKADGPFDVSQAFGEKKLVIPFQKDNPAFESAVNNALQRLKDSGRTAELEQKWFKAMQAGEPTPAALAPAPAH; from the coding sequence ATGCGTTCGACCATAGGCGTACTGCTGGCAGTACTGATCACTCCGTTGGCTCAGGCCGAGCTGATAGACGAAATCGCCGACCGGGGCGAATTGCGCATTGCCGTACAGCCTGATAACGCGCCGTATTCGTTCAAGAAGGACGAGCGCCTTACCGGCTTTGAAATCGAATTTGGCCAGGACCTGGCCCGCGAACTCGACCTACGTGCCGAGTTCGTCGAAACGACTGCGGCAGAAGTTCTGCCAGGCGTTGAAAGTGGCAAGTACGACATTGCCCTGACGCCGTCGAGCGAGTCGCCCAAGGCGGACGGCCCATTCGATGTAAGCCAGGCATTTGGTGAAAAGAAACTGGTGATTCCGTTCCAGAAAGACAACCCGGCGTTCGAAAGCGCGGTGAACAATGCGCTTCAGCGTCTCAAGGACAGCGGCCGCACCGCGGAACTTGAACAGAAATGGTTCAAGGCAATGCAGGCAGGTGAGCCAACGCCTGCCGCGCTTGCTCCAGCTCCAGCTCACTGA
- a CDS encoding DUF523 domain-containing protein → MTCSDLPKVLVSACLLGQPVRYDGRASGHPDLLQQWQAEGRVVPLCPEVAGGLPTPRPPAEIPGGQGAQVLDGGVQVLTVTGEDVSAKFLAGAQQALALVRQHGIRVAVLKAGSPSCGNRLTYDGTFSGVKVPGEGVTAALLRREGVQVFSELELEQARQALAHLPALP, encoded by the coding sequence ATGACCTGTTCTGATCTGCCCAAGGTACTGGTGAGCGCCTGCCTGCTGGGGCAGCCGGTACGCTATGACGGCCGGGCCAGCGGGCATCCCGATCTGTTGCAGCAATGGCAGGCCGAAGGCCGTGTGGTGCCGTTGTGCCCCGAGGTGGCTGGCGGCTTGCCAACGCCGCGCCCGCCGGCGGAGATCCCCGGTGGCCAGGGCGCGCAGGTGCTCGATGGCGGGGTGCAGGTGCTGACGGTGACCGGTGAGGATGTCAGTGCCAAGTTTCTGGCAGGGGCGCAGCAGGCGCTGGCGCTGGTGCGCCAGCATGGCATTCGGGTGGCGGTGCTGAAGGCGGGCAGCCCTTCGTGTGGCAACCGGTTGACCTACGATGGCACCTTCAGTGGGGTGAAGGTGCCGGGCGAAGGCGTGACCGCAGCCTTGCTACGGCGCGAGGGCGTGCAGGTCTTCAGTGAGCTGGAGCTGGAGCAAGCGCGGCAGGCGTTGGCTCACCTGCCTGCATTGCCTTGA